The following proteins are co-located in the Myroides profundi genome:
- a CDS encoding OmpA family protein, whose product MKKQLLKISLLTMLLFVGISTYGQKVAEKKADKEYQTQAYVDAIKIYERIASKGYTNADMLKKLADAYYFNGKLIEANQWYTELFEGQYEDKGKEVLPSEYYYRYAQTLKAVENYDKSKLMMEEFSKLEANDSRAQLFESSKDRYLKEIENNSDRYELKNISVNTAYSDYGAALLGNQLIYTSARNTEHQSGKRLHEWTNESFTSLYSSVINADGTFEEPVKFAPELDTKVNEATAVFTSDGKTMYFTRNNTSVKGKRRLNKEHSTLLKIYKATLSEEGKWENVEELPFNSDNYNTAHPALTPDDKWLYFSSDREGTLGQSDIFRVALYPTGEYGKVENIGNKVNTAGRETFPFISKDHFLFFSSDGHPGLGGLDVFVTKINVDGSVGQVTNMGTPINSSTDDFAFYIDSKTRKGFVSSNRVNGVGGDDIYFFMQKVCHQSLEGIVFDKDTQEVLANAKVTVYDNSYKVIGEIITDDKGYYRIDDLECRGKYRLKAVADKYNTEEVSVQLDAVAGGVKKQDIPLEKTEKPIAKDDDLFKKLKLNPIYFDFDKSNIRRDASIELMKVVEVLKEYPTMKIDVRSHTDSRGNDDYNLRLSDRRAKSTVQWIISQGIEASRVTGQGYGETQLQNKCSNGVPCTVEEHQLNRRSEFIVTEL is encoded by the coding sequence ATGAAAAAACAGCTATTGAAAATAAGCTTATTGACAATGTTGCTTTTCGTAGGTATTAGTACTTATGGACAGAAAGTAGCAGAGAAGAAAGCGGATAAAGAATATCAAACCCAAGCTTACGTAGATGCGATCAAGATCTATGAACGCATAGCTAGCAAAGGATACACCAATGCTGATATGCTGAAGAAGTTAGCGGATGCATATTACTTTAATGGAAAATTAATAGAAGCAAATCAGTGGTATACTGAATTGTTTGAAGGTCAATACGAAGATAAAGGTAAAGAAGTGTTACCATCAGAATATTATTATCGTTACGCACAGACACTAAAAGCTGTAGAGAACTATGATAAGTCAAAACTGATGATGGAAGAGTTCTCTAAACTAGAGGCAAACGATTCTAGAGCACAGCTTTTTGAATCTAGTAAAGACCGTTATCTAAAAGAGATAGAAAATAACTCTGATCGATACGAACTAAAGAATATAAGTGTGAACACTGCATATTCAGATTATGGAGCAGCTTTATTAGGAAATCAGTTGATTTATACTTCTGCTCGTAATACAGAACATCAGTCAGGAAAGAGATTACACGAATGGACGAACGAGAGTTTTACAAGTTTATACAGTAGTGTGATTAATGCAGACGGTACTTTTGAAGAACCAGTGAAGTTTGCACCTGAGTTAGACACTAAAGTAAATGAAGCAACAGCTGTATTTACTTCTGACGGGAAGACGATGTATTTTACACGTAATAATACAAGTGTAAAAGGGAAGAGAAGATTAAATAAAGAGCATTCAACTTTATTAAAAATATATAAAGCGACTTTATCAGAAGAAGGTAAATGGGAGAATGTAGAAGAGTTGCCGTTTAACTCGGATAACTATAATACAGCTCACCCAGCTTTAACACCAGATGATAAATGGTTATACTTCTCTTCAGACAGAGAAGGTACTTTAGGACAATCTGATATCTTCAGAGTAGCATTATATCCTACAGGAGAATATGGTAAAGTAGAGAATATAGGGAATAAAGTAAACACAGCAGGTAGAGAGACATTTCCATTTATATCTAAAGATCACTTCTTGTTCTTTAGTTCTGATGGACACCCAGGACTTGGTGGTTTAGATGTATTCGTGACGAAGATTAATGTAGATGGAAGTGTAGGTCAAGTGACAAATATGGGAACACCTATTAATAGTAGCACAGATGATTTTGCATTCTATATTGATAGTAAGACACGCAAAGGATTCGTTAGTTCTAATAGAGTGAATGGTGTAGGAGGAGATGATATTTACTTCTTTATGCAGAAAGTATGTCACCAGAGTCTAGAAGGTATTGTGTTTGATAAAGATACTCAAGAGGTATTAGCCAATGCTAAAGTAACTGTGTATGATAACTCATATAAAGTAATCGGAGAAATTATCACTGATGATAAGGGATATTATAGAATAGATGATCTAGAGTGTAGAGGAAAGTATCGTCTAAAAGCAGTAGCGGATAAGTATAATACTGAAGAAGTAAGTGTACAATTAGACGCTGTAGCTGGAGGAGTTAAAAAACAAGATATTCCTTTAGAGAAAACAGAGAAACCTATTGCTAAAGATGATGATCTATTTAAGAAATTAAAACTGAATCCAATCTACTTTGATTTTGATAAATCAAATATTCGTAGAGATGCATCTATTGAATTAATGAAAGTGGTAGAAGTATTAAAAGAGTATCCTACTATGAAGATAGATGTTCGTTCTCATACAGATAGTAGAGGAAACGATGATTATAACTTAAGATTGTCTGATCGCAGAGCGAAGTCTACAGTACAGTGGATTATCAGCCAAGGTATCGAAGCAAGCCGAGTGACAGGACAAGGATATGGTGAGACACAATTACAGAATAAGTGTAGTAATGGAGTACCATGTACAGTAGAAGAACATCAGTTAAATAGACGTAGTGAATTTATTGTTACAGAATTGTAA
- a CDS encoding gliding motility-associated C-terminal domain-containing protein, whose protein sequence is MKKEGVLKFVLFSSVVLSFSMASAQEKAELYNTGKMSVSANEVLFVSGEFVNSTQGDFVNSGDIYFLDDFSNTGAFVFSRSVKASQVFFEQLSEAKAKQKISGGANSTLFEDVIFNSNGIDLENEISIAGKAYFERGHVVVNTPLSGSITFLESSSVEAVGDESHVVGMADLDAKKEMEMPIGDGTYYRPITLGESSGLQNLFQTQYKRVNPLEGRAHTVKNAIVDINNEEYWEVKNEATNGAIILTLSWNEQTTPSFLLTNPEKSLHIVRWDDKGLKWIDLGGIVDVSTKTVKTPVVVDAQGVFTLALVDADYNSELKIYNAVSPDGDGKNDYFIIENIDKYPNNSVQIVNRWGSKVFDTTKYDPTGDGNVNVFRGKAEGKGVLLSGNLPSGTYYYIVKYEVQTAKGSEWITKTGYLHLENN, encoded by the coding sequence ATGAAAAAAGAGGGTGTATTGAAGTTTGTACTGTTTTCTAGTGTGGTTTTGTCTTTTTCTATGGCATCAGCACAAGAGAAAGCAGAGCTTTATAATACAGGAAAAATGTCCGTATCTGCTAATGAAGTTTTATTTGTAAGTGGAGAGTTTGTTAATAGTACCCAAGGAGATTTTGTAAATTCTGGAGATATCTATTTTTTAGATGATTTTAGTAATACAGGAGCCTTTGTTTTTTCACGTTCAGTTAAGGCAAGTCAGGTATTCTTTGAACAATTGAGTGAAGCTAAAGCAAAACAAAAGATATCAGGGGGAGCAAATTCCACTTTGTTTGAAGATGTAATCTTTAATAGTAATGGAATAGATTTAGAGAATGAAATAAGTATTGCTGGTAAAGCTTATTTTGAGCGTGGTCATGTAGTTGTAAATACTCCATTATCAGGAAGTATTACTTTTTTAGAAAGTTCAAGTGTAGAGGCTGTAGGCGATGAGAGTCATGTAGTTGGTATGGCTGATCTAGATGCAAAAAAAGAAATGGAAATGCCTATAGGTGATGGAACATATTACCGTCCTATTACTTTAGGAGAGAGTAGTGGGTTACAAAATTTATTTCAAACTCAATATAAACGTGTAAATCCTTTAGAAGGTCGAGCACATACTGTTAAGAATGCGATTGTAGATATAAATAATGAGGAATATTGGGAAGTAAAGAATGAAGCAACTAATGGGGCTATCATCTTAACTTTAAGTTGGAATGAACAAACTACACCATCTTTTTTATTGACTAATCCGGAGAAGAGTTTACATATTGTTCGTTGGGATGATAAGGGGTTGAAATGGATTGATTTAGGAGGTATAGTTGATGTGTCGACTAAGACTGTAAAAACTCCTGTTGTAGTGGATGCTCAAGGTGTTTTTACATTGGCATTAGTGGATGCAGATTATAATTCAGAATTAAAGATCTATAATGCAGTTTCACCTGATGGAGATGGAAAGAATGATTATTTTATTATAGAAAATATAGATAAGTATCCTAATAATTCGGTTCAGATTGTAAACCGTTGGGGAAGTAAAGTTTTTGATACGACTAAGTATGATCCAACTGGGGATGGTAATGTTAATGTATTTAGAGGTAAGGCGGAGGGAAAAGGAGTGTTGTTAAGTGGTAATTTACCTTCAGGAACGTATTATTATATAGTGAAGTATGAGGTTCAAACTGCAAAAGGATCAGAATGGATAA
- a CDS encoding gliding motility-associated C-terminal domain-containing protein → MQSKKIYKSVALLGLALPATVVAQQAKKDQVMVNQGKISVAEGGVMSTIYDFDNTKEGYVKNDGTVYYYSNFNNDNIYDHSTSAKGSKAVFTPFEEAKGAQHITGSQPSNFFDVVLDNSTKDMAFDLKNEANVRGSVDFKDGIIKVDSLAGMLTFHQGAKALKPTDRSHAEGYVEKIGNEEFQYPKGDKGLYRYARITAPDHVKDAYEGKYNLDDKNFFRARSAKSGVINLLDEREYWTVDKGSDNSKGDIMLTLSWDERTTPKELLVNPEKELHIVRWDAKQQLWVDEGGVVDLEKKEITTPTSVKGYGFFTLATVNTDLILDGDIVIYNLVSPDGDGKNDYFIIDNINRFPNNTVEIYNRWGVKVFDTKSYDSAGNVFRGYSDGRVTINKGEKLPTGTYFYIVSYEYKDASGSRMIKKSGYLHLESNK, encoded by the coding sequence ATGCAATCAAAAAAAATATATAAATCAGTTGCCTTATTAGGTTTAGCATTGCCAGCTACAGTAGTAGCACAGCAAGCTAAGAAAGACCAAGTAATGGTAAACCAAGGAAAGATTTCAGTAGCAGAAGGTGGTGTAATGTCTACTATCTATGATTTTGACAATACAAAAGAAGGGTATGTAAAGAATGATGGAACGGTTTATTACTACAGCAACTTTAACAATGACAATATTTACGATCACAGTACAAGTGCCAAAGGTTCAAAAGCTGTGTTCACTCCTTTTGAAGAAGCAAAAGGAGCTCAACATATCACAGGAAGCCAACCTTCTAATTTCTTTGATGTAGTACTAGACAACTCTACTAAAGACATGGCCTTTGACCTAAAGAACGAGGCTAACGTAAGAGGTAGTGTAGACTTTAAAGACGGTATCATTAAGGTAGACTCATTAGCAGGGATGCTAACCTTCCACCAAGGAGCGAAAGCACTTAAGCCTACAGATAGAAGCCATGCAGAAGGATATGTAGAGAAGATAGGTAATGAGGAGTTCCAATATCCTAAAGGAGATAAAGGACTATACCGTTATGCTAGAATCACTGCTCCAGATCATGTAAAGGATGCGTATGAAGGGAAGTATAACTTAGATGATAAGAACTTCTTTAGAGCGCGTAGTGCAAAATCAGGAGTGATTAACTTACTAGATGAGCGCGAATACTGGACAGTAGATAAAGGAAGTGATAATAGTAAAGGAGACATCATGCTGACACTAAGTTGGGATGAGCGTACTACACCTAAAGAGTTATTAGTGAACCCAGAGAAAGAATTACACATCGTACGCTGGGATGCTAAGCAACAACTTTGGGTAGACGAAGGAGGAGTAGTAGATCTAGAGAAGAAAGAGATCACTACGCCTACTAGTGTTAAGGGGTACGGATTCTTTACATTAGCTACTGTGAATACAGACTTGATCTTAGACGGAGATATCGTTATTTATAACCTTGTTTCTCCTGATGGAGATGGTAAGAATGATTACTTCATCATAGATAATATCAACAGATTCCCTAATAATACAGTAGAAATTTATAACCGTTGGGGAGTTAAGGTATTTGACACGAAGAGTTATGACAGTGCAGGTAATGTGTTTAGAGGATACTCTGATGGACGTGTTACTATAAATAAAGGTGAGAAATTACCTACAGGTACTTATTTCTACATCGTGAGTTATGAGTATAAAGACGCTAGCGGTTCGCGTATGATTAAGAAATCGGGTTACCTACATTTAGAAAGCAATAAGTAA
- a CDS encoding PorP/SprF family type IX secretion system membrane protein, producing MNIQQNIKKIGISLFALGCFSQMQAQQDPQYTQYMYNANMINPAYAGSRGTLNVFGMYRTQWVGLDGAPKTANVSVSTPLGESGLGLGVNFTNDRLGAMDENNISVDLAYAIDLNADYKLAFGLKGTANLLSVDYTKLNIHNPTDPVSQENLNNKFNPNIGAGVYLYSDKAYVGLSVPNFLTTDRYDDNDITTMRQKMHFYLMGGYVFDVSENLLFKPAALVKAVSGAPLQVDLTANFLLYDKFTLGAAYRWDASVSALAGFQVNDNLFVGYSYDFETTALQRYNSGSHEIFLRFELFNRRSTINAPRFF from the coding sequence ATGAATATTCAACAAAACATAAAGAAAATCGGAATCAGCCTATTCGCCTTAGGCTGCTTTTCTCAAATGCAAGCTCAACAAGATCCACAGTATACACAGTATATGTATAATGCTAATATGATCAACCCTGCTTATGCAGGTAGTAGAGGAACGCTGAACGTGTTTGGGATGTACAGAACACAGTGGGTAGGACTAGATGGAGCACCTAAGACAGCGAATGTATCTGTGTCTACACCTCTTGGAGAAAGTGGATTAGGTCTAGGAGTGAACTTTACGAATGATCGTCTAGGAGCGATGGATGAGAATAATATCTCTGTAGATTTAGCTTATGCTATTGACTTAAATGCTGATTATAAATTAGCATTCGGTTTGAAAGGAACAGCTAATCTATTAAGTGTTGATTATACAAAGCTTAATATCCACAATCCTACAGACCCTGTAAGTCAAGAGAATCTAAACAACAAGTTTAATCCAAATATTGGAGCAGGGGTTTATCTATACTCTGACAAAGCTTATGTAGGGTTATCAGTTCCGAACTTCTTGACTACGGATCGCTACGATGATAATGATATCACGACGATGCGTCAGAAGATGCACTTCTACTTAATGGGAGGGTATGTATTCGATGTGAGTGAGAATTTATTGTTTAAGCCAGCCGCTTTAGTTAAGGCAGTAAGTGGAGCACCATTACAAGTAGATTTGACAGCTAACTTTTTGTTGTATGACAAGTTTACTTTAGGAGCGGCTTATCGTTGGGATGCTTCAGTGAGTGCATTGGCAGGATTCCAGGTAAATGATAATTTATTTGTAGGATATTCTTATGACTTTGAGACTACTGCGCTTCAACGTTATAACTCAGGATCACACGAGATCTTCTTAAGATTCGAATTATTTAACCGTCGTAGTACAATTAATGCTCCTCGTTTCTTCTAA